A DNA window from Streptomyces sp. 71268 contains the following coding sequences:
- a CDS encoding TerD family protein, with product MTVNMSKGQAISLQKADGGTLTAVRMGLGWQSAPRRGLFGSRTKEVDLDASAVLFADKQPVDVVFFRHLTSDDGSVRHTGDNLVGGAGQGGDDEAILVDLQRVPVHIDQIVFTVNSFTGQTFAEVANAFCRLVDETNGQEMARYTLTGGGQYTAQIMAKVHRAGSGWQMTAIGTPANGRTFQDLMPSIVPHL from the coding sequence GTGACGGTCAACATGTCCAAGGGCCAGGCCATCAGCCTTCAGAAGGCCGACGGCGGCACTCTGACCGCCGTTCGGATGGGCCTGGGCTGGCAGTCCGCGCCCCGCCGTGGCCTGTTCGGGTCGCGGACCAAGGAGGTCGACCTCGACGCGTCGGCCGTGCTCTTCGCGGACAAGCAGCCGGTGGACGTCGTGTTCTTCCGGCACCTGACGAGTGACGACGGCTCGGTCCGGCACACCGGCGACAACCTGGTCGGCGGCGCGGGGCAGGGCGGCGACGACGAGGCGATCCTGGTCGACCTGCAGCGGGTTCCGGTGCACATCGACCAGATCGTGTTCACCGTCAACTCCTTCACCGGCCAGACCTTCGCCGAGGTCGCCAACGCCTTCTGCCGCCTGGTGGACGAGACCAACGGCCAGGAGATGGCGCGCTACACGCTCACGGGCGGCGGGCAGTACACGGCCCAGATCATGGCGAAGGTGCACCGCGCGGGGAGCGGCTGGCAGATGACGGCCATCGGCACGCCGGCCAACGGCCGTACGTTCCAGGACCTGATGCCGTCGATCGTCCCGCACCTGTAA
- a CDS encoding TerD family protein, translating into MTAELVRGQNHPLPQTRLEVRIAAGKPVVAGATLGDDQGRVRSADWVAHPAAPQMPGLEVSRQAAADHRLAVDLGAMPEAVHTVTVLLALPTGVGGPVRFGGLAAPFVAVTDLDGDEIATFTITDLDAESAVTALELYRRNGAWKVRAVGQGYAGGLAAMLHDQGLPEAATLAAEINDAVARGMARSLAPPARTNGGDGRVRTATAGGDPTQGASASGPVAGAAPASIGAPDPGGADASAAPAGGPVNYRHPGRQSAAPTPPPAAPQPGPQGQPPRPVAGDAPGWTTEERLYNQVWGMFEDLARSTAAYRSAVDFADSRMEKELDAVLSDPRTRVGPLADAARTEARDKHTRLVEQARAVLDRDLAQLVAEAEVVEPALPPAYARWSSPVWQAYEVPMEMPMALRLGDLHLPERTDLRIPMIVRLPLERGLWVDSGRGGSSDAAIVDPTEMRRLAMESAVAHAARLIAVYPVGEFTVHVIDPAGAGASALTPLTSTGVLPEAPAVGAQGVAAVLAKLTQRVDLVQMAVRSGAVDALPRDLDTAQQLLIVNDFPHGFDDRAVNQLRYLADEGPSVGVHLMMVADREDARAYGPALDPLWRALLRVTPVADDHLADPWVGHAWTFEPSLAPQGSEVLTRVLSQVTRARESYGGHDIAD; encoded by the coding sequence ATGACGGCCGAGCTGGTCCGGGGGCAGAACCACCCGCTGCCTCAGACCCGTTTGGAGGTCCGGATAGCGGCGGGCAAGCCCGTCGTCGCCGGAGCGACACTCGGAGACGACCAGGGAAGGGTGCGGAGCGCCGACTGGGTCGCGCATCCCGCCGCTCCGCAGATGCCGGGACTCGAGGTGTCCCGGCAGGCCGCGGCCGACCACCGCCTCGCGGTCGATCTCGGCGCGATGCCGGAGGCCGTCCACACGGTGACCGTGCTGCTCGCGCTGCCCACCGGGGTGGGCGGGCCGGTGCGGTTCGGCGGCCTGGCCGCCCCGTTCGTCGCGGTGACCGACCTCGACGGGGACGAGATCGCCACGTTCACCATCACCGACCTCGACGCGGAGTCCGCGGTCACGGCGTTGGAGCTGTACCGCAGGAACGGCGCCTGGAAGGTCCGAGCCGTCGGCCAGGGGTACGCGGGCGGCCTCGCGGCCATGCTCCACGACCAGGGGCTGCCCGAGGCGGCCACGCTGGCCGCGGAGATCAACGACGCGGTGGCGCGCGGCATGGCCAGGTCGCTCGCGCCGCCGGCGCGGACCAACGGCGGCGACGGCCGGGTGCGGACGGCCACGGCGGGAGGCGATCCCACGCAGGGAGCGAGCGCGTCCGGCCCCGTGGCCGGCGCGGCTCCCGCATCGATCGGCGCACCGGACCCGGGCGGCGCGGACGCCTCGGCCGCGCCGGCCGGCGGGCCCGTGAACTACCGGCACCCGGGCCGACAGTCCGCGGCGCCAACCCCGCCCCCGGCCGCCCCGCAGCCCGGTCCGCAGGGCCAACCGCCGCGACCCGTGGCGGGTGACGCGCCGGGGTGGACGACGGAGGAGCGGCTGTACAACCAGGTCTGGGGCATGTTCGAGGATCTGGCGCGGAGCACGGCCGCCTATCGCAGCGCGGTCGACTTCGCGGACTCGCGGATGGAGAAGGAGCTCGACGCGGTCCTCTCCGACCCGCGGACGCGCGTCGGACCGCTCGCGGACGCCGCGCGCACCGAGGCGCGCGACAAGCACACGCGGCTCGTGGAGCAGGCCCGGGCCGTGCTGGACCGCGACCTGGCGCAGCTCGTCGCCGAGGCCGAGGTGGTCGAGCCGGCGCTACCGCCGGCCTACGCCCGCTGGAGCAGCCCGGTGTGGCAGGCGTACGAGGTGCCGATGGAGATGCCCATGGCGCTGCGCCTGGGCGATCTGCACCTGCCCGAGCGCACGGACCTGCGCATACCCATGATCGTCCGGTTGCCGTTGGAGCGCGGGCTGTGGGTGGACAGCGGGCGTGGCGGGTCCTCGGACGCGGCGATAGTGGACCCCACGGAGATGCGACGGCTCGCGATGGAGAGCGCCGTGGCGCACGCGGCGCGGTTGATCGCGGTCTACCCGGTCGGTGAGTTCACGGTGCACGTGATCGACCCCGCGGGGGCGGGCGCCTCCGCGCTCACCCCGCTGACCAGCACGGGCGTGCTGCCCGAGGCGCCGGCGGTCGGCGCGCAGGGCGTGGCGGCGGTGCTGGCGAAGCTGACCCAGCGGGTCGACCTGGTGCAGATGGCGGTGCGCAGCGGCGCCGTCGACGCCCTCCCACGGGACCTGGACACCGCCCAGCAACTGCTGATCGTCAACGACTTCCCGCACGGGTTCGACGACCGGGCGGTGAACCAGTTGCGGTACCTCGCGGACGAGGGGCCGTCCGTCGGGGTGCACCTGATGATGGTGGCCGACCGGGAGGACGCGCGGGCCTACGGGCCGGCGCTCGACCCGCTGTGGCGCGCCCTGTTGCGGGTCACCCCCGTCGCCGACGACCACCTCGCCGATCCCTGGGTCGGCCACGCGTGGACGTTCGAGCCATCGTTGGCGCCCCAGGGCAGCGAGGTCCTGACGCGCGTGCTGAGCCAGGTGACGCGGGCCCGGGAGTCCTACGGGGGGCACGACATCGCGGACTGA
- a CDS encoding TerC family protein — protein MDVSLTLWVLTIVGLSALIAVDFFIGGRKPHEVSIKEAGIWTVVWIVLAGLFALGLLVFGGGQPAGEFTAGYITEKSLSVDNLFVFVLIMSKFAVPSIYQQRVLMVGVLIALVLRAVFIGAGAAIIANFAWVFYIFGAFLIWTAWKLIQEARAEEQDEEFEENRFLKLVERRFPSTDQYHGTKLFIVQNGKRLITPMLIVMLAIGTTDVLFALDSIPAIFGLTQDPYIVFTANAFALMGLRQLYFLIGGLLKKLVHLSYGLSIILGFIGVKLVLHALHESGVHVPEISIPVSLGVICAVLVVTTITSLRASKKQAQADAEKDSVDV, from the coding sequence GTGGACGTTTCCTTGACCCTGTGGGTGCTGACCATTGTCGGTCTGTCCGCCCTGATCGCCGTCGATTTCTTCATCGGCGGCCGCAAACCGCACGAGGTCTCCATCAAGGAGGCCGGTATCTGGACCGTGGTGTGGATCGTCCTCGCCGGTCTCTTCGCGCTCGGACTGCTGGTCTTCGGGGGTGGTCAGCCGGCCGGTGAGTTCACCGCGGGCTACATCACCGAGAAGTCGCTGAGCGTCGACAACCTCTTCGTCTTCGTCCTGATCATGTCGAAGTTCGCGGTGCCGTCGATATACCAGCAGCGGGTGCTGATGGTCGGCGTGCTCATAGCGCTGGTGCTGCGCGCCGTCTTCATCGGCGCGGGCGCGGCGATCATCGCCAACTTCGCCTGGGTCTTCTACATCTTCGGCGCCTTCCTCATCTGGACCGCCTGGAAGCTCATCCAGGAGGCGCGGGCCGAGGAGCAGGACGAGGAGTTCGAGGAGAACCGCTTCCTGAAACTCGTGGAGCGGCGCTTCCCGTCGACCGACCAGTACCACGGCACCAAGCTCTTCATCGTCCAGAACGGCAAGCGGCTGATAACGCCGATGCTGATCGTGATGCTGGCGATCGGTACGACGGACGTCCTGTTCGCGCTGGACTCGATCCCCGCGATCTTCGGCCTCACCCAGGACCCGTACATCGTGTTCACCGCGAACGCCTTCGCCCTGATGGGACTGCGGCAGCTGTACTTCCTCATCGGTGGCCTGCTGAAGAAGCTGGTCCACCTCTCGTACGGGCTGTCGATCATCCTCGGCTTCATCGGTGTGAAGCTGGTGCTGCACGCGCTGCACGAGTCGGGTGTGCACGTCCCCGAGATCAGCATCCCGGTCTCGCTCGGCGTGATCTGCGCGGTGCTCGTCGTCACCACGATCACGAGCCTGCGCGCCTCCAAGAAGCAGGCCCAAGCGGACGCCGAGAAGGACAGCGTCGACGTCTGA
- a CDS encoding MBL fold metallo-hydrolase, with translation MTYSGAVEVGGPADVHELPDLMISKIAVGPMNNNAYLLRCRATDEQLLIDAANDSARLLDFIGDDGIASVVTTHRHGDHWQALDEVVRATGARTYAGRHDAEGIPVATDVLVDDGDTIQVGRVTLTARHLVGHTPGSIALVYDDPHGHPHVFTGDCLFPGGVGNTWGEERSFASLIDDVERKLFDVLPDETWVYPGHGADTTLGAERPHLGEWRERGW, from the coding sequence ATGACGTACAGCGGAGCGGTGGAGGTCGGCGGCCCCGCCGACGTGCACGAACTGCCCGACCTCATGATCTCCAAGATCGCGGTCGGCCCGATGAACAACAACGCGTACCTGCTGCGCTGCCGGGCCACCGACGAGCAACTCCTCATCGACGCGGCCAACGACTCCGCGCGCCTGCTCGACTTCATCGGCGACGACGGCATCGCATCGGTCGTGACGACGCACCGGCACGGCGACCACTGGCAGGCGCTGGACGAGGTGGTGCGGGCGACCGGCGCGCGCACCTACGCCGGCCGGCACGACGCCGAGGGCATCCCCGTCGCGACCGACGTCCTGGTGGACGACGGCGACACGATCCAGGTGGGGCGGGTCACCCTCACCGCGCGCCACCTGGTCGGACACACCCCGGGCAGCATCGCCCTGGTCTACGACGACCCGCACGGGCACCCGCACGTCTTCACCGGGGACTGCCTCTTCCCCGGCGGCGTCGGCAACACCTGGGGCGAGGAGCGTTCGTTCGCGAGCCTCATTGACGACGTCGAGCGCAAGCTCTTCGACGTCCTGCCCGACGAGACCTGGGTCTACCCGGGCCACGGGGCGGACACCACGCTCGGCGCCGAGCGTCCCCACCTCGGCGAGTGGCGGGAACGCGGCTGGTAG
- a CDS encoding maleylpyruvate isomerase family mycothiol-dependent enzyme, giving the protein MTDFAHDAAAVQAATDRLLTAVTPLDDAAAARPSRLPGWTRGHILAHLARNADAIVNLLTWARTGEETPMYANDEARNADIARDANRPMIVHLDDLRTSAFRFNSAAAALPKDRWDYVVAMRNAVTERAARLPFRRLIEVELHHVDLDIGYELTDLPADFVQREVEFLTSGKFAGHADVPALTLTVPGGHTWHTGRTGEEPTTVEGTPVALLGWLTGRSDGSDLAANAPLPTLPPLG; this is encoded by the coding sequence ATGACTGACTTCGCGCACGACGCGGCTGCCGTGCAGGCTGCCACCGATCGCCTGCTGACCGCGGTGACCCCACTGGACGACGCGGCGGCCGCCCGTCCGTCGCGGTTGCCGGGCTGGACCCGGGGCCACATCCTGGCCCACCTCGCCCGCAACGCCGACGCCATCGTGAACCTCCTCACCTGGGCGCGCACCGGCGAGGAGACTCCGATGTACGCCAACGACGAAGCGCGCAACGCCGACATCGCCCGCGACGCGAACCGTCCGATGATCGTGCACCTCGACGACCTCCGCACCAGCGCGTTTCGCTTCAATTCAGCAGCCGCGGCCCTTCCCAAGGACCGGTGGGACTACGTGGTCGCCATGCGCAACGCCGTCACCGAGCGCGCTGCCCGGCTCCCCTTCCGCCGCCTCATCGAGGTCGAGCTGCACCACGTCGACCTGGACATCGGCTACGAGCTCACCGACCTCCCGGCCGACTTCGTGCAGCGGGAGGTGGAGTTCCTCACCAGCGGCAAGTTCGCCGGCCACGCGGACGTGCCCGCGTTGACGCTCACCGTTCCCGGTGGGCACACCTGGCACACGGGTCGCACCGGAGAGGAGCCCACCACTGTCGAGGGTACGCCCGTCGCGCTGCTCGGCTGGCTCACCGGCCGCTCCGACGGCTCCGACCTCGCCGCGAACGCTCCGCTGCCCACCCTCCCGCCACTAGGCTGA